A stretch of Sulfurimonas xiamenensis DNA encodes these proteins:
- the speA gene encoding biosynthetic arginine decarboxylase: protein MNNFGLDIWSNKNFIIEDGQIKLNYKCMPSLLQIVEDIRLNDVRGPILLRFPHLIKSQIRTLYSYFDKAIQQNNYKGNFNAVFPLKVNQFPHAVEAVTSQGAQYSYGLEAGSKAELILAMSKTPMGANITVNGFKDKEMITLGFIAAQSGHNITITIEGLGELETIIEVAKECDLKVPNIGIRVRLHSAGSGIWAKSGGMDAKFGLTSTEIIEAIALLKDAKLLNQLNMVHFHIGSQMSDIAPLKKALREAGNIYAELKKMGATSLKSINIGGGLAVEYDQHVMSSARNYSIDEFSSSVVFLLGEIMNAKNVEHPDIFTESGRFIVASHAVLITPVLELFTQDYQEKLLNFKKNNPPLIEELIELNRLLNNTNCIEYLHDALDHMESLLTLFDLGYIDLQDRSNAEILVHNIIKKALYLKSANPTDELAQLQVKLQERYLINASIFQSLPDYWGLNQHFPVMPLHHLNTVPLRAASLWDITCDSDGEIGFNPDKPLYLHDVNLDEEDYFLGFFNVGAYQETLGMNHNLFTHPSEYTVIIDENSYEIKNAVESKNILEILNTLGYDEEEVFNKLKNDLSNSHFITEQEKNDTLAKLELFLKQNGYLRTTY from the coding sequence ATGAATAATTTCGGTCTTGATATTTGGTCTAACAAAAATTTTATTATTGAAGACGGCCAGATAAAATTAAACTATAAGTGCATGCCATCATTGCTTCAAATTGTTGAAGATATTCGCTTAAATGATGTAAGAGGTCCTATTTTACTCAGATTTCCTCATCTTATTAAAAGCCAAATCAGAACTCTTTACAGTTACTTTGATAAGGCTATACAGCAAAATAACTATAAAGGAAATTTCAACGCTGTTTTTCCTTTAAAGGTAAATCAATTTCCACATGCAGTAGAGGCTGTAACTTCTCAAGGAGCTCAATATAGTTACGGTTTGGAGGCAGGTTCTAAAGCAGAGCTGATACTTGCAATGAGCAAAACTCCGATGGGTGCTAACATTACAGTAAACGGTTTTAAAGACAAAGAGATGATTACTTTGGGCTTTATAGCTGCACAAAGCGGACACAATATTACAATTACGATAGAGGGATTGGGTGAACTTGAAACTATTATAGAAGTTGCAAAAGAGTGTGACCTTAAAGTCCCAAATATCGGTATAAGAGTTAGACTTCACAGCGCAGGCAGCGGTATCTGGGCAAAAAGCGGAGGAATGGATGCAAAATTTGGTTTAACCTCTACCGAAATCATAGAGGCAATTGCCCTTTTAAAAGATGCAAAACTGCTAAATCAACTCAATATGGTCCATTTTCATATCGGTTCACAAATGTCTGATATAGCACCTCTAAAAAAAGCGCTTCGTGAAGCTGGAAATATCTATGCCGAACTCAAAAAAATGGGAGCTACATCTCTAAAGAGCATTAATATCGGAGGCGGTTTGGCAGTTGAGTATGATCAGCATGTTATGTCAAGTGCAAGAAACTACTCTATAGATGAGTTTTCAAGCAGTGTTGTTTTTCTTTTGGGCGAAATTATGAATGCAAAAAATGTTGAGCATCCTGACATCTTTACGGAATCGGGACGATTTATCGTTGCTTCACACGCCGTGCTTATTACACCTGTTCTTGAACTATTTACGCAGGATTATCAAGAGAAACTGCTTAATTTCAAAAAAAACAATCCTCCTCTAATTGAGGAACTTATAGAGCTAAACAGACTTTTAAACAACACAAATTGTATAGAGTATCTGCATGATGCACTTGATCATATGGAATCACTATTAACTCTTTTTGATTTGGGATATATAGATCTACAAGATCGTTCCAACGCAGAAATTTTAGTTCACAATATTATCAAAAAAGCACTTTATCTAAAATCTGCAAATCCAACAGATGAATTAGCGCAACTACAGGTAAAACTGCAGGAAAGATACCTTATTAACGCTTCTATATTTCAAAGTCTGCCTGATTATTGGGGATTAAATCAACACTTTCCTGTTATGCCACTGCACCATTTAAACACTGTTCCACTAAGGGCAGCTTCTTTATGGGATATTACATGCGACAGTGATGGTGAAATTGGTTTCAATCCTGACAAACCTCTCTATCTACATGATGTAAATTTGGATGAAGAGGATTATTTTTTAGGATTTTTTAATGTAGGTGCTTATCAAGAGACACTTGGAATGAATCACAACCTCTTTACGCATCCAAGCGAATATACCGTTATTATAGATGAGAACAGTTATGAAATAAAAAATGCGGTTGAATCAAAAAATATATTAGAGATACTAAATACTCTTGGTTATGATGAAGAAGAAGTTTTTAATAAGCTTAAAAACGATTTATCAAATTCTCATTTTATTACTGAGCAAGAAAAAAATGATACACTTGCAAAATTAGAGTTATTTTTAAAGCAAAATGGCTATTTAAGAACTACATATTAG
- a CDS encoding protoglobin domain-containing protein yields MQQHESLKEHYKFTQEEALILQTLQPKMSALADKFIDEFYDYIWGFGSTAKFLKNQKIIDYHRTKIKAWFINLFCGKYDLHYFTYLYKIGEIHVRIGLPTHYVNSAFTFVRTFIIKNIEKNSKDEIQRLKEIEAVEKIVDINLDTLTSSYREEELSKFLSLSKFEKTVLSGLKKFNSYINFFLAGSLALVAFFAIGLFVYDIYLLFFTDIGIEKGILTVLGSLLVLWAAIELIHEEINHLQGKGFAIGAFIMLAMAALIRKVLIYSLSSEKGNELLVIGVVIVALAVSYWLVNVKNRVSI; encoded by the coding sequence ATGCAGCAGCATGAGAGTTTAAAAGAGCACTATAAATTTACGCAGGAAGAGGCTTTAATTTTACAAACTCTTCAACCTAAAATGAGTGCGCTTGCAGATAAATTTATTGATGAATTTTATGATTATATTTGGGGATTTGGTTCAACTGCAAAATTTCTTAAAAATCAAAAAATTATTGATTATCACCGCACTAAAATAAAAGCGTGGTTTATAAATCTTTTTTGCGGTAAATATGATCTGCACTATTTTACTTACCTCTATAAAATCGGTGAAATACATGTGCGAATTGGACTTCCGACACACTATGTAAATTCTGCATTTACATTTGTAAGAACTTTTATCATAAAAAATATTGAAAAAAATTCCAAAGATGAGATACAGCGCTTAAAAGAGATAGAGGCGGTTGAGAAGATTGTAGATATCAATCTTGATACACTTACAAGTTCATATAGAGAGGAGGAGCTTAGTAAATTTTTATCTCTCTCTAAATTTGAAAAAACAGTTTTATCAGGTTTGAAAAAATTCAATTCATATATCAATTTTTTCTTAGCGGGATCTTTGGCATTAGTGGCATTTTTTGCAATAGGACTGTTTGTTTATGATATATATCTGCTTTTTTTTACAGATATTGGCATAGAGAAAGGAATCTTGACTGTTCTTGGAAGCTTGCTCGTATTATGGGCGGCAATCGAGCTCATTCATGAAGAGATTAATCATTTACAAGGCAAAGGGTTTGCTATTGGAGCTTTTATAATGCTTGCTATGGCAGCTCTGATTAGAAAAGTGTTAATTTACTCACTCTCTTCAGAAAAAGGTAATGAACTTTTAGTGATAGGCGTAGTTATCGTTGCATTAGCAGTCTCTTACTGGCTTGTAAATGTAAAAAATAGAGTGAGTATTTAG
- the hisS gene encoding histidine--tRNA ligase — MITSLRGMNDILSDDYKRFTYFIDTATKIAQRYGFHFIETPLLEETSLFKRSVGESSDIVGKEMYQFVDKGGNDICLRPEGTAGVVRAFIQKKLDRAGGVHRFFYHGAMFRYERPQKGRLRQFHQFGVESFGVESVYEDANMIMMVSDILKELGIGYRLQLNSLGCIECMPSYRKKLIHFVQECKDTICEDCIRRLDTNPIRVLDCKNGSCQELYINAPKLMQNLCSECEKDFTTLTKILDDNAIAYEINTNLVRGLDYYSKTAFEFVSDNIGSQSAIAGGGRYDRLVEFLDGRPTPAVGFAMGIERLMELIKMPEVKKEGYYIGAMDDESIDTIIKVAHKKRESNLVIVDYKSKNLKNHLKAADKTNAKYCAVIGSEEMKNGTIWVKNLEDKTEKTVTLEDF; from the coding sequence ATGATTACTTCACTAAGAGGCATGAACGATATCCTAAGTGATGATTATAAAAGATTTACTTACTTTATAGATACTGCCACTAAAATTGCGCAGAGATATGGCTTTCATTTTATAGAAACTCCTCTTTTAGAAGAGACTTCTCTTTTTAAGCGTTCAGTCGGAGAATCAAGTGATATTGTCGGAAAAGAGATGTATCAGTTTGTTGATAAAGGCGGAAATGACATCTGCTTACGGCCGGAAGGGACTGCCGGAGTTGTGCGCGCATTTATACAAAAAAAACTAGACCGCGCAGGTGGTGTACATAGATTTTTTTATCATGGAGCGATGTTTAGGTACGAAAGACCTCAAAAAGGCAGATTGAGACAATTTCATCAGTTTGGAGTTGAGAGCTTTGGAGTTGAGAGCGTTTATGAAGATGCAAATATGATTATGATGGTGAGTGATATTTTAAAAGAGCTGGGTATTGGTTACAGGCTGCAGCTTAATTCCCTGGGCTGTATTGAGTGCATGCCATCTTACCGTAAAAAATTAATTCATTTTGTGCAAGAGTGCAAAGATACAATCTGTGAAGACTGCATCCGAAGACTTGATACAAATCCCATAAGGGTGCTTGATTGTAAAAATGGTTCATGTCAAGAACTTTATATAAATGCACCTAAGCTTATGCAAAATCTATGTTCTGAGTGTGAAAAAGATTTTACTACATTAACAAAAATTTTAGATGACAACGCTATTGCTTATGAGATAAATACAAATCTTGTAAGAGGATTAGATTACTACTCTAAAACCGCATTTGAGTTTGTAAGCGACAACATAGGAAGCCAAAGTGCAATAGCCGGAGGCGGAAGATATGATAGACTTGTAGAATTTTTAGACGGCCGCCCTACTCCAGCGGTAGGATTTGCTATGGGAATAGAAAGATTGATGGAACTTATAAAGATGCCTGAGGTTAAAAAGGAGGGTTACTATATTGGTGCCATGGATGATGAAAGTATTGATACAATAATAAAGGTTGCCCATAAAAAAAGAGAATCAAATCTTGTAATTGTAGATTACAAATCAAAAAATCTCAAAAATCATCTCAAAGCTGCTGATAAAACAAATGCTAAATATTGTGCAGTTATAGGTTCTGAGGAGATGAAAAATGGTACTATTTGGGTGAAAAATTTAGAAGATAAAACAGAAAAAACAGTAACCCTGGAAGATTTTTAA
- a CDS encoding superoxide dismutase — MIELPKLPFAEDALEPFISSETIQYHYHKHHAGYVNKLNELIKNTVYEKMSLSSIIRDSQGAVFNNAAQVFNHIFYWSSLSGKKSLPGKELLEKINNDFGSVEALKEEFIKAGAALFGSGWVWLVREPNGHLTVKTTQNADNPLKSHMIPLFVCDVWEHAYYIDYRNMRPKYLEEFWNYINWEHATKTFNKTDNNIFIAAEPCNDIHDPFCEVFDELQHQDRVTS, encoded by the coding sequence ATGATTGAATTACCAAAACTGCCATTTGCTGAAGATGCATTAGAACCCTTTATCTCCTCGGAGACAATACAGTACCATTACCACAAGCATCATGCGGGGTATGTCAATAAACTCAATGAGTTAATTAAAAATACAGTTTATGAGAAAATGTCTCTCTCTTCTATCATTCGTGATTCGCAAGGAGCTGTTTTTAATAATGCAGCACAGGTATTTAACCATATTTTTTACTGGAGCAGTTTAAGCGGCAAAAAATCTCTTCCCGGCAAAGAACTTTTAGAGAAAATCAATAATGATTTTGGTTCAGTTGAAGCTCTAAAAGAGGAGTTTATTAAAGCCGGAGCAGCACTCTTTGGTTCAGGTTGGGTATGGCTTGTAAGAGAGCCTAATGGACATTTAACAGTTAAAACAACTCAAAACGCAGACAACCCTCTAAAGTCGCATATGATACCGCTATTTGTTTGTGATGTATGGGAGCATGCTTATTATATTGATTATAGAAATATGCGTCCAAAATACTTAGAAGAGTTTTGGAACTATATAAACTGGGAACATGCAACAAAAACTTTTAATAAAACAGACAATAATATTTTTATCGCAGCAGAACCTTGCAATGATATTCATGACCCTTTTTGTGAAGTGTTTGATGAACTTCAACACCAAGATAGAGTAACGAGTTAA